The following coding sequences are from one Arcobacter nitrofigilis DSM 7299 window:
- a CDS encoding TorD/DmsD family molecular chaperone: MNTQEVNKARALYYGLFSSLFSFINDNEKYENIQNIITLLSANPIDEHSDKALKAMKIFLQEKGLEKLQEENNEVFFSLSTSFIPTTASFYAEGRDDGKKRVEMTNLILQSKFRKDSENFKEAEDHVSFIFSFLQTLIEQDFSQNENILINDIYINVLNDVIDLFIKKIYSHESSIFYKEAAILLKVFIELERTYLNIKINDNQKIDEEKSFHKSKKSFRKKKKRKET; the protein is encoded by the coding sequence ATGAACACTCAAGAAGTAAATAAAGCAAGAGCTCTTTACTATGGACTTTTTTCATCTCTATTTTCATTTATAAATGATAATGAAAAATATGAAAATATACAAAATATAATAACTCTATTAAGTGCTAATCCAATAGATGAACACAGTGATAAAGCCCTAAAAGCAATGAAAATTTTTCTTCAAGAAAAAGGTTTAGAAAAACTACAAGAAGAAAACAATGAAGTTTTCTTTAGTCTTAGTACTTCTTTTATTCCTACAACAGCCTCTTTTTATGCAGAAGGTAGAGATGATGGGAAAAAAAGAGTTGAGATGACAAATCTCATATTACAATCAAAATTTAGAAAAGATAGTGAAAATTTTAAAGAAGCAGAAGATCATGTAAGCTTTATATTTAGCTTTTTACAAACATTGATTGAACAAGATTTTTCACAAAATGAAAATATATTAATTAATGATATTTATATAAATGTTCTAAATGATGTAATTGATTTATTTATTAAAAAAATATATTCACATGAAAGTAGTATTTTTTATAAAGAGGCAGCAATTTTACTAAAAGTGTTTATCGAACTTGAAAGAACTTATTTAAATATCAAAATAAATGATAATCAAAAAATAGATGAAGAAAAAAGTTTTCATAAAAGTAAAAAAAGCTTTAGAAAAAAAAAGAAAAGAAAAGAGACTTAA
- a CDS encoding Tat pathway signal protein, with product MRKVSFFELSLNENLSWEKNMKEQRRSFIKKALGTSAVLAATGVTAAIASSNEKSASNGVVVGKSPKKEILYRQTPEWEAFYKSSN from the coding sequence TTGAGAAAAGTTAGCTTTTTTGAATTATCTCTTAATGAGAATTTATCTTGGGAGAAAAATATGAAAGAACAAAGAAGGAGTTTTATTAAAAAAGCTCTTGGTACAAGTGCAGTTTTAGCTGCAACAGGTGTTACTGCGGCAATTGCAAGTAGTAATGAAAAAAGTGCTTCAAATGGAGTTGTTGTAGGAAAATCTCCTAAAAAAGAGATTTTATATAGACAAACTCCAGAATGGGAAGCTTTTTATAAATCAAGTAATTAA
- a CDS encoding 4Fe-4S dicluster domain-containing protein — protein MQEFIYYNPNGLDFPISEEIFVTSNLEDGAKSDFLISNSPLIKSELTAKEVDFYIKNSKDSLSNKIENVSTLYEIAATKYDLSQDISYNQELNNEVLLIANNEEEYKVFVEKTLDEDFNLFYITTDILKSISGHIGNLSVVVDDEGKDVTLNVSQIVWFDAKEEGLKQSGTFDPSLSSLDEVIKQLKDNIENYEYRKFITYDSSICQYHERREEICSRCEDVCPTVAITKDDKTKTLSFSMVDCLGCGGCISICPSGSLEYTPMSRTSIYEVSKFYSGKIPLIIPNKMNMENLSIDLKENVLPFAIDGEKFLDESMFITIAQESGSQVIFYSDFLSKGTRNAIEILNQIYQKKYSKDAVIVAANEEELSEALKEVALIENSRFTFNHTSSRKREIFAIRLKHIVGDEDLGTVTTGEFVHYGKIQVKEENCTLCLSCVGACNVDALVADARDNTLRINSSLCTSCGYCLVTCPEADCISIESDVIHLNKTWFTEEILAQDELFACVECGKEFATTKAINKIAAIMSPLFASNPVKQRTLYCCEDCKAKLMIKQGLLDA, from the coding sequence ATGCAAGAATTTATTTATTATAATCCCAACGGATTGGATTTCCCTATTAGTGAGGAAATTTTTGTCACTTCTAATTTAGAAGATGGGGCAAAATCAGACTTTTTAATATCTAACAGTCCACTTATCAAAAGTGAACTAACCGCAAAAGAAGTAGATTTTTATATCAAAAACTCTAAAGATTCTTTATCAAACAAAATCGAAAATGTATCAACACTTTATGAAATAGCAGCTACTAAGTATGATTTATCACAAGATATTTCTTATAATCAAGAATTGAATAATGAAGTTTTATTAATAGCAAATAATGAAGAAGAGTATAAAGTTTTTGTAGAGAAGACCTTAGATGAAGATTTCAATTTATTTTATATCACAACAGATATTTTAAAATCTATTTCTGGACATATAGGGAACTTAAGTGTTGTAGTTGATGATGAAGGAAAAGATGTTACTTTAAATGTTTCTCAAATTGTATGGTTTGATGCAAAAGAAGAAGGTTTAAAACAAAGTGGAACATTTGACCCAAGCCTTTCAAGTTTAGATGAAGTAATCAAACAATTAAAAGATAATATTGAAAACTATGAGTACAGAAAATTCATAACTTATGATTCTTCTATTTGTCAATATCATGAAAGAAGAGAAGAGATTTGTTCAAGATGTGAAGATGTTTGTCCAACAGTTGCAATAACAAAAGATGATAAAACAAAAACTCTATCTTTTTCTATGGTTGATTGTCTTGGTTGTGGAGGATGTATTAGTATTTGTCCTTCAGGTTCACTTGAATATACACCAATGTCAAGAACTTCTATTTATGAGGTTTCAAAATTTTATAGTGGAAAAATTCCGTTAATCATTCCAAATAAGATGAATATGGAAAATTTATCTATAGATTTAAAAGAAAATGTTCTGCCATTTGCAATTGATGGTGAAAAATTCTTAGATGAATCAATGTTTATTACCATTGCTCAAGAATCAGGTTCACAAGTTATTTTTTATAGTGACTTTTTATCAAAAGGAACAAGAAATGCTATTGAAATACTCAATCAAATCTATCAAAAAAAATACTCAAAAGATGCTGTAATAGTTGCAGCAAATGAAGAGGAATTAAGTGAAGCTTTAAAAGAAGTAGCCTTAATAGAAAACTCAAGATTTACATTTAATCATACAAGTTCTAGAAAAAGAGAAATCTTTGCTATTAGATTAAAACATATAGTAGGAGATGAGGATTTAGGAACAGTTACCACAGGAGAATTTGTCCATTATGGAAAAATTCAAGTAAAAGAAGAGAACTGTACTTTATGTTTATCATGTGTGGGAGCCTGTAACGTCGATGCATTAGTAGCCGATGCCAGAGATAATACACTTAGAATAAATTCAAGTTTATGTACTTCATGTGGATACTGTTTAGTTACCTGTCCAGAAGCTGACTGTATTAGTATTGAGTCAGATGTAATTCACTTAAATAAAACTTGGTTTACAGAAGAAATTTTAGCACAAGATGAGCTATTTGCCTGTGTTGAGTGTGGTAAAGAGTTTGCTACTACAAAAGCCATTAATAAAATTGCAGCTATCATGAGTCCCCTATTTGCTTCAAATCCAGTAAAACAAAGAACATTATATTGTTGTGAAGATTGTAAAGCAAAACTTATGATAAAACAAGGATTATTAGATGCATAA
- a CDS encoding molybdopterin-dependent oxidoreductase, with amino-acid sequence MQMLKSFGRRSFLKMASLATAVTATSAFASTDKVLRNASEEEIKNPYPGSKLIKTICSHCSVGCGVIAEVQNGVWVRQEVAQDHPISHGGHCCKGADMIDKARTTNRLQYPIEKVNGTWNRLSWDDAMSKVSDKLMALRDKFGPDSVQFIGSAKVSNEQAFYIRKFAAMFGTNNIDHQARIUHSPTVAGVANTWGYGAMTNHIGDMQNSKAIIIFGANPASNHPIAMQHILKAKQLNGAKIIVVDPRFTKTAAKSDLYCRIRTGTDIAFLYGIIRLIRENKWYDKSFIADRVYGMDDIFKECEEYTPEHVEDITGCPKELLIQAATAFATADPGCLIWNQGWTQHTIGSSNTRLGSIMQLSLGNLGKPGGGCNILRGHDNVQGSTDLGCLADTLPGYYGLSEGSWKYFAKQWNVDYEWLKGRFKTKEMMEAKGFSLGLWIHGVLDKENQKNNADTPIKALVCIGNGISTITQTHKVKEALDKLEMVVFIDPFVNDAAVITTRNDNLFLLPAATQVETEGTVVNTARSAQWRTKVIEPLYEAREDQDILFDFAKRLGFYDQYIAGMGKGDKFKWPEDATDEIARSLKTIGMQGRTAARIKKHTENWHLFESTSLKGRGPVEKEYYGLPWPCWTETHPGSPVLYNINIPVAQGGMGFRNRFGLERDGVNLLSAEGSAPKGSRINGGYAEITAKNIEELAGVTLTDAEKKAVEGKNWKTDDSGILNKYAIAAGLAPYGNARARAIVWNFIDHIPKHREPLHSFRPDLVKRYPAVKDIPNHFRTNVRYKTEQDAQVWVKNYPINIVSGRIVEHMGSGTETRASKYLSELAPEMYGELHPNLAGKLGIKDGEMMWVYGTGEGKIRIKCKYSHRVDEKSVFLPQNFSGVWQGESLLGRYPDKTAPYGSGESSNQVTSYGFDQQTSCPETKCSLVRIERA; translated from the coding sequence ATGCAAATGCTTAAAAGCTTTGGAAGAAGAAGTTTTCTAAAAATGGCTTCTCTTGCTACAGCTGTAACAGCAACATCTGCCTTTGCAAGTACGGATAAAGTATTAAGAAATGCTAGTGAAGAGGAAATCAAAAATCCTTATCCTGGTTCAAAACTTATTAAAACTATCTGTTCGCATTGTTCAGTTGGATGTGGTGTTATTGCTGAAGTACAAAACGGGGTGTGGGTTAGACAAGAGGTTGCACAAGACCATCCAATAAGTCACGGGGGTCACTGCTGTAAGGGTGCTGATATGATTGATAAAGCAAGAACAACTAATAGATTGCAATATCCAATCGAAAAAGTAAATGGTACTTGGAATAGACTTTCTTGGGATGATGCGATGAGTAAAGTTAGTGATAAACTAATGGCACTTAGAGATAAATTCGGACCAGATTCAGTTCAATTTATAGGGTCAGCAAAAGTAAGTAATGAGCAAGCTTTCTATATTAGAAAATTTGCAGCTATGTTTGGAACAAATAATATAGATCACCAAGCTAGAATTTGACATAGTCCAACAGTTGCCGGTGTGGCAAATACGTGGGGATACGGAGCTATGACAAATCATATAGGTGATATGCAAAACTCGAAAGCTATTATTATTTTTGGAGCAAATCCTGCTTCTAACCATCCTATTGCTATGCAGCATATATTAAAAGCTAAACAGCTAAATGGGGCAAAAATCATTGTTGTAGATCCTAGATTTACAAAAACTGCTGCAAAAAGTGATCTTTACTGTCGAATTAGAACAGGTACAGATATCGCATTTTTGTATGGAATTATTAGATTAATTCGTGAGAATAAATGGTACGATAAATCATTTATTGCTGACAGAGTTTATGGAATGGACGATATTTTCAAAGAGTGTGAAGAGTATACTCCTGAACACGTTGAAGATATAACGGGATGTCCTAAAGAACTTCTTATTCAAGCTGCAACTGCATTTGCAACAGCTGATCCTGGATGTTTGATTTGGAATCAAGGTTGGACACAACATACAATCGGTTCTTCAAATACAAGACTTGGGTCAATTATGCAATTATCTCTTGGTAACTTAGGTAAACCAGGTGGTGGATGTAACATTTTAAGAGGTCATGATAATGTTCAAGGTTCAACAGACTTAGGATGTTTGGCTGATACACTTCCAGGATATTATGGACTAAGTGAAGGTTCTTGGAAATATTTCGCAAAACAATGGAATGTTGATTATGAATGGCTAAAAGGAAGATTTAAAACTAAAGAGATGATGGAAGCAAAAGGGTTTAGTCTTGGGCTTTGGATTCATGGTGTTTTAGATAAAGAAAATCAAAAAAATAATGCTGATACTCCGATTAAAGCTTTAGTTTGTATTGGTAATGGTATTTCTACTATTACTCAAACACATAAAGTAAAAGAAGCATTAGATAAATTAGAAATGGTTGTATTTATAGATCCATTTGTAAATGATGCCGCCGTTATTACAACAAGAAATGATAATTTATTCTTATTACCTGCTGCTACACAAGTTGAAACAGAGGGAACAGTTGTAAACACTGCAAGAAGTGCACAATGGAGAACTAAAGTAATCGAACCTCTATATGAAGCAAGAGAAGATCAAGATATCTTATTTGACTTTGCAAAAAGATTAGGATTTTATGATCAATATATTGCTGGTATGGGTAAAGGCGATAAATTTAAATGGCCAGAAGATGCTACAGATGAAATTGCTAGAAGTTTAAAAACTATTGGTATGCAAGGACGAACTGCAGCTAGAATTAAAAAACATACTGAAAATTGGCACTTATTTGAATCTACTTCATTAAAAGGAAGAGGACCAGTTGAGAAAGAATATTATGGATTACCTTGGCCTTGTTGGACAGAAACTCATCCAGGAAGCCCAGTTTTATACAACATTAATATTCCTGTTGCTCAAGGTGGTATGGGATTTAGAAATAGATTTGGTTTAGAAAGAGATGGTGTTAATTTATTATCAGCTGAAGGCTCAGCACCTAAAGGAAGTAGAATCAATGGTGGATATGCTGAAATCACAGCTAAAAACATCGAAGAATTAGCAGGGGTTACATTAACTGATGCTGAGAAAAAAGCTGTTGAAGGTAAAAACTGGAAAACTGATGATAGTGGTATTTTAAATAAATATGCAATCGCTGCTGGACTTGCACCTTATGGAAATGCAAGAGCTAGAGCTATTGTTTGGAACTTTATTGATCATATTCCAAAACATAGAGAACCATTACACTCATTTAGACCTGATTTAGTGAAAAGATATCCAGCTGTTAAAGATATCCCAAATCACTTTAGAACTAATGTTAGATATAAAACTGAGCAAGATGCACAAGTTTGGGTAAAAAATTATCCAATCAATATTGTTTCAGGAAGAATTGTTGAACACATGGGTTCAGGAACAGAAACAAGAGCATCAAAATATCTATCTGAATTAGCTCCTGAAATGTATGGTGAGCTTCATCCAAATCTTGCAGGAAAACTTGGTATTAAAGATGGTGAAATGATGTGGGTTTATGGGACTGGTGAAGGAAAAATAAGAATAAAATGTAAATACTCTCATAGAGTTGATGAAAAATCAGTATTCTTACCACAAAACTTCTCAGGTGTTTGGCAAGGTGAAAGTCTTTTAGGAAGATATCCTGATAAAACTGCTCCTTATGGAAGTGGGGAAAGTTCTAACCAAGTTACAAGTTATGGTTTTGACCAACAAACTTCTTGTCCTGAGACTAAATGTTCTCTTGTAAGAATTGAAAGAGCATAG
- a CDS encoding formate dehydrogenase subunit gamma, translating into MKIKNIIILIIALSGIAFAANTQSAIFGKDLVANILAYNREGTLHLGALFTVLQDKYFSIVFLAILLGVPAVFSIHYYIIGPMIFAHDRKKIYVFTMFHRLIHWIAGFSFIVLIPTGFIMIFGSTFGGGQFVRVAKELHAISTPFFAIAVLPMLIMWFKDMLPTSDDIKWLMILGGYLNKRKDPIPAGRFNAGQKMWFWICTLGGIVMIVTGAVMYFQDFKLGIAASLGLSQIDFLRLSAIVHNVFGMAVAALFFTHVYMSVFAIKGAIHSIITGFKEEEEVEILHSTFYKDLKKENKI; encoded by the coding sequence ATGAAAATAAAAAATATAATAATCTTAATCATAGCACTATCGGGTATTGCATTTGCTGCAAATACCCAAAGTGCTATTTTTGGGAAAGATTTAGTAGCTAATATTTTAGCTTACAATAGAGAGGGAACATTACATTTAGGAGCACTATTTACAGTATTACAAGATAAATATTTTTCTATTGTATTTTTAGCAATTTTATTAGGGGTTCCAGCAGTATTTTCAATTCATTACTATATTATTGGACCAATGATTTTTGCCCATGATAGAAAAAAAATCTATGTATTTACTATGTTTCATAGACTAATCCATTGGATAGCAGGATTTTCATTTATCGTTTTAATTCCTACAGGATTTATTATGATATTTGGTTCAACTTTTGGTGGTGGACAATTTGTACGAGTAGCAAAAGAGTTACATGCCATTTCAACACCATTTTTTGCAATAGCAGTACTACCAATGCTTATAATGTGGTTTAAAGATATGTTACCAACTTCAGATGATATAAAATGGCTGATGATACTTGGTGGATATTTAAATAAAAGAAAAGACCCTATTCCTGCTGGAAGATTTAATGCAGGACAAAAAATGTGGTTTTGGATATGTACTTTAGGTGGAATCGTTATGATTGTAACTGGTGCAGTTATGTATTTTCAAGATTTTAAACTTGGAATAGCAGCATCTCTAGGCTTATCACAAATTGATTTTCTAAGATTATCAGCAATTGTTCATAATGTATTTGGAATGGCAGTTGCAGCACTATTCTTTACCCATGTTTATATGTCTGTTTTTGCAATTAAAGGTGCAATTCATTCAATAATAACTGGATTTAAAGAAGAAGAAGAGGTAGAAATACTTCATAGCACTTTCTATAAAGATTTAAAGAAAGAGAATAAAATATAA
- the fdh3B gene encoding formate dehydrogenase FDH3 subunit beta codes for MARMKFYCDEDRCIECFACTVGCSEAHELPTGISRRKVITIDEGIEGLEYSLSIACMHCTDAPCEKVCPVDCFYIREDGIVLHDKHKCIGCGYCLYACPFGAPQFPRDGAFGTKGEMDKCTMCAGGPEETNSKEERELYGQNRIAEGKVPLCASVCSTNALLVGDAEKVSEIFRKRVLSRGHNHNLDSKAWSSYKV; via the coding sequence ATGGCTAGAATGAAATTCTATTGTGATGAAGATAGATGTATTGAATGTTTTGCTTGTACTGTAGGTTGCTCTGAAGCTCATGAATTACCAACTGGTATTAGTAGAAGAAAAGTTATTACAATAGATGAAGGTATCGAAGGATTAGAATACTCTTTATCTATTGCTTGTATGCACTGTACAGATGCACCTTGTGAAAAGGTGTGTCCAGTTGATTGTTTCTATATAAGAGAAGATGGAATAGTACTACATGATAAACACAAATGTATTGGATGTGGTTATTGTTTATATGCTTGTCCTTTTGGAGCGCCACAATTTCCAAGAGATGGAGCATTTGGTACAAAAGGTGAAATGGACAAATGTACAATGTGTGCAGGTGGTCCAGAAGAGACTAACTCAAAAGAAGAGAGAGAACTTTACGGTCAAAATAGAATTGCCGAAGGTAAAGTTCCTTTATGTGCATCAGTATGTTCTACAAATGCACTTTTAGTAGGAGATGCAGAAAAAGTTTCAGAAATCTTTAGAAAAAGAGTTTTATCAAGAGGACACAATCACAACCTCGATTCTAAAGCTTGGTCTTCTTACAAAGTATAG
- a CDS encoding twin-arginine translocation signal domain-containing protein, with protein MEDEVNQRRNFIKRAGIAATVLAGSVVATAATSENSPRGAGDHTGSGVVTGKAEKKEILYKKTAAWSEFYRAAK; from the coding sequence ATGGAGGATGAAGTAAATCAAAGACGTAATTTCATCAAACGAGCTGGAATTGCTGCAACAGTTTTAGCAGGTTCAGTTGTTGCTACAGCTGCGACTTCTGAAAATAGTCCACGTGGCGCTGGCGATCACACTGGAAGCGGTGTAGTAACTGGTAAAGCTGAGAAAAAAGAGATTCTTTACAAAAAGACAGCAGCTTGGAGTGAATTTTATAGAGCTGCAAAATAA
- a CDS encoding formate dehydrogenase subunit alpha: MGKNILDNLSLKLGRRNFLKLASVGAGIGATSLFASNDKVREATEEEVKNPFPGSKKVKTICSVCSAGCGIIAEVQNGVWIRQDVAQEHPISQGSHCCKGIDQIDLVKSKQRVKYPLKKVAGKWQRISWETAINEISEKMLKLRKESGPDVAMFLGSAKFNLQQAFYFRKFAAMWGTNNIDHVARIUHSATVAGVANTWGYGAMTNHFGDVVGHSKAIFMIGANSAVSNPIGFKHFLQAKDRNNAKLIVVDPVFTKSAAKADHYLRIRTGTDVAFIYGLLHIIFKNGWEDKSFIENRVYGMDEVREEAKKWTPEETANVTGVSAAQIIQIATLLAKTKPMTVVWALGITQHSTGTSNTRILPILQLVLGNMGKKGGGCNIIRGHDNVQGSTDMCCLADSLPGYYGLGEASWKYYAKAWGLDYKWLQDRFYSPKWMNEKGFSLAKWWQGVLQEEKTYSSSPIKALWVQGNGITSMAQTAKVQEALDKLDLLVIAEPFVNEAAVITSKQDDVYILPVGTQFETEGSVTATNRTSQWRTKVVDPLYESKTDHDVMFEFAKKFGFYDEFTKAMKMKVVNGELKEVKKEFTWPDDAADELARIVKTIGLGGWTAKRLREHQENWNLFDPISLEGHGKMKGQYYGLPWPSWTTKHPGSPILYDVDTPVSKGGMGFRNRFGLEHNGVSQLPDESVSVKGSKIKGGYPEITKDNIEEVLGIKLTEDEKRKIGTNWKTDISGIIQEKCDEAGVCVYGNAKARAKVWTFPDQTPLHREPIHSPRMDLVRKYPTYEDQKNNFRVDVRFKSEQMAQDWSKEFPTMLVTMRVVNLSGAGMLERTSKYLSHITPEMFANINPELAQSHNIQDGDMMWLHSPQGTKIKVKAQYSTRVTPDRIALPYNFAGHMQGVDMSANYPEGTKPYAIGESSNTITNYGFDIITQIPEFNAGLCKIVKAEG; encoded by the coding sequence ATGGGTAAAAATATACTCGATAACTTATCTTTGAAATTAGGAAGAAGAAACTTTTTAAAACTAGCTTCTGTTGGTGCAGGAATTGGAGCAACTTCATTATTTGCTTCAAATGACAAAGTACGAGAAGCCACAGAAGAAGAAGTTAAAAATCCTTTCCCAGGTTCAAAGAAAGTAAAAACAATATGTAGCGTGTGTTCTGCTGGATGTGGAATAATTGCAGAAGTTCAAAATGGTGTGTGGATAAGACAAGATGTAGCACAAGAACATCCTATTAGTCAAGGAAGTCACTGTTGTAAAGGTATTGACCAAATTGATTTAGTTAAAAGTAAACAAAGAGTTAAATATCCACTAAAAAAAGTTGCTGGGAAATGGCAAAGAATTTCTTGGGAAACTGCTATTAATGAAATCTCTGAAAAAATGTTAAAACTAAGAAAAGAGAGCGGTCCTGATGTCGCAATGTTTTTAGGATCAGCAAAATTTAATTTACAACAAGCTTTTTATTTCAGAAAGTTTGCTGCAATGTGGGGTACGAATAATATCGATCACGTAGCTAGAATTTGACATAGTGCAACTGTCGCCGGTGTGGCGAATACATGGGGTTATGGCGCTATGACAAATCATTTTGGTGATGTTGTCGGACACTCAAAAGCTATTTTTATGATTGGAGCAAATTCAGCTGTTTCAAATCCAATTGGATTTAAACACTTTCTACAAGCAAAAGATAGAAACAATGCAAAACTGATTGTAGTAGATCCAGTTTTCACAAAATCTGCTGCAAAAGCGGATCATTATTTAAGAATTAGAACAGGTACAGATGTAGCCTTTATATATGGTTTATTACATATTATATTTAAAAATGGTTGGGAAGATAAAAGTTTCATAGAAAATAGAGTATATGGAATGGATGAAGTTAGAGAAGAAGCTAAAAAATGGACTCCTGAAGAAACAGCAAATGTTACAGGTGTTTCAGCAGCTCAAATTATACAAATAGCGACTCTTTTAGCTAAAACTAAACCAATGACTGTAGTTTGGGCACTAGGTATTACTCAACACAGTACAGGAACATCAAATACTAGAATACTTCCAATATTACAATTAGTACTTGGGAATATGGGTAAAAAAGGTGGTGGATGTAATATTATTAGAGGACATGATAATGTTCAAGGTTCTACTGATATGTGTTGTCTTGCTGATAGTTTACCTGGTTATTATGGTTTAGGTGAAGCATCTTGGAAATATTATGCTAAAGCTTGGGGACTAGATTATAAATGGTTACAAGATAGATTTTACTCTCCAAAATGGATGAATGAAAAAGGATTCTCATTAGCTAAATGGTGGCAAGGTGTATTACAAGAAGAAAAAACATACTCTTCAAGCCCTATTAAAGCCTTATGGGTACAAGGTAATGGTATTACTTCTATGGCACAAACTGCTAAAGTTCAAGAAGCCTTAGATAAATTGGATCTTTTAGTTATAGCTGAGCCATTTGTTAATGAAGCAGCAGTAATTACAAGTAAACAAGATGACGTTTATATTTTACCAGTTGGAACTCAGTTTGAAACAGAAGGAAGTGTTACTGCTACAAATAGAACTTCTCAATGGAGAACAAAAGTAGTTGATCCTTTATATGAAAGTAAAACTGACCATGATGTAATGTTTGAGTTTGCTAAAAAATTTGGTTTTTATGATGAATTTACTAAAGCTATGAAAATGAAAGTTGTAAATGGCGAATTAAAAGAAGTTAAAAAAGAGTTTACTTGGCCAGATGATGCAGCAGATGAATTAGCAAGAATAGTAAAAACTATTGGTCTTGGTGGATGGACTGCAAAAAGATTAAGAGAGCACCAAGAAAATTGGAATTTATTTGATCCTATAAGTCTAGAAGGACATGGGAAAATGAAAGGTCAATATTATGGTTTACCTTGGCCGTCTTGGACAACAAAACATCCAGGAAGTCCAATATTATACGATGTTGACACACCAGTTAGTAAAGGTGGTATGGGATTTAGAAATAGATTTGGACTAGAACATAATGGAGTTTCACAACTACCAGATGAAAGTGTTTCAGTTAAAGGATCAAAAATCAAAGGTGGTTATCCAGAAATCACTAAAGACAACATAGAAGAAGTTCTTGGAATCAAATTAACAGAAGACGAAAAAAGAAAAATTGGTACAAATTGGAAAACAGATATTAGTGGAATCATTCAAGAAAAATGTGATGAAGCAGGTGTTTGTGTATATGGAAATGCAAAAGCTAGAGCAAAAGTTTGGACATTCCCTGATCAAACTCCATTACATAGAGAACCAATTCACTCACCAAGAATGGATTTAGTAAGAAAATATCCAACTTATGAGGATCAAAAAAACAACTTTAGAGTTGATGTTAGATTTAAATCAGAGCAAATGGCTCAAGATTGGTCTAAAGAGTTCCCTACTATGTTAGTTACGATGAGAGTTGTAAACTTAAGTGGTGCAGGAATGTTAGAAAGAACTAGTAAATATCTTTCTCACATCACACCAGAGATGTTTGCAAATATTAATCCTGAATTGGCTCAAAGTCATAATATTCAAGATGGTGATATGATGTGGTTACATTCACCACAAGGTACGAAAATAAAAGTAAAAGCACAATATAGTACTAGAGTTACACCAGATAGAATTGCTTTACCATATAACTTTGCAGGACATATGCAAGGTGTTGATATGAGTGCTAATTATCCAGAAGGAACTAAACCTTATGCAATAGGTGAAAGTTCAAATACTATTACGAATTATGGATTTGACATCATTACTCAAATACCAGAGTTCAATGCTGGATTATGTAAAATTGTGAAAGCGGAGGGCTAG
- a CDS encoding molecular chaperone TorD family protein — protein sequence MHNLEIDKARLFLYNLLSLLFVEEYSKNKTEQIVQSLETLSDNSFDEDVRKAALEILEYLKENGNEKIYAHFQELFIVPFGDFVSLSASWYHEEREGGYMQLKVRDILGKTKIRKDEKSFSAPEDHYGFIFTLSSYLIEQQIANEIKEDLQKELFKEVINPYCDELFYKLIASNNPIYAPAGIILGNICNFERTYLDIEKPNK from the coding sequence ATGCATAATTTAGAAATCGATAAAGCAAGACTTTTTTTATATAACTTATTATCTTTGTTATTCGTAGAAGAGTATTCAAAAAACAAAACAGAACAAATAGTTCAAAGTCTTGAAACACTATCAGATAATTCATTTGATGAAGATGTTAGAAAAGCAGCACTTGAAATTTTAGAGTATTTAAAAGAGAATGGAAATGAAAAGATATATGCCCATTTTCAAGAACTTTTTATTGTGCCATTTGGTGACTTTGTATCTTTAAGTGCTTCTTGGTACCACGAAGAGAGAGAAGGTGGTTATATGCAATTAAAAGTAAGAGATATCTTAGGCAAAACAAAAATTAGAAAAGATGAAAAATCATTTTCTGCACCTGAAGATCATTATGGATTTATTTTTACATTAAGTAGCTATTTAATAGAGCAACAAATAGCAAATGAAATAAAAGAAGATTTACAAAAAGAGTTATTTAAAGAAGTTATTAATCCATATTGTGATGAATTATTTTATAAATTAATAGCATCAAACAATCCTATATATGCTCCAGCTGGAATTATTTTAGGAAATATTTGTAACTTTGAAAGAACTTATTTAGATATAGAAAAGCCCAATAAGTAA